In one Legionella clemsonensis genomic region, the following are encoded:
- a CDS encoding DUF58 domain-containing protein translates to MSDGITANLEELLAFKRYAQKINQKPETNAAYAGNHTSKSRGRGMDFAEVRNYQAGDEIRHMEWRVTARTGRAHVKLYQEERERPVVLLCDFNPSMYFGTRLAFKSVVAARLAAMIAWTAMKQGDKVGGLIYSATEHNEFTPHSRNLGVLPFLAALSHYTSASLENKAQPKPLSEVLVRLRRVTRPGSIVTIISDFYALDDESERHLSRLRLHNDVLAYHVCDPLELAPPKPEHYPITDGQQETILDTTSDDVVRSYQAYCEQRITHLEALFKRLKIQYIQVTAEDNIPKLVRKTFPRRTSG, encoded by the coding sequence TAAGCGTTATGCTCAGAAAATAAATCAAAAACCTGAAACTAACGCAGCCTATGCAGGTAATCACACGTCAAAGTCGCGCGGACGGGGAATGGATTTTGCTGAGGTACGTAATTATCAAGCCGGCGATGAAATTCGCCATATGGAATGGAGAGTGACAGCGCGCACCGGTCGCGCCCATGTAAAACTTTACCAGGAGGAGCGTGAGCGACCGGTTGTTCTTCTTTGTGATTTTAATCCTTCTATGTACTTTGGGACTCGATTGGCTTTTAAATCAGTGGTTGCCGCGCGTTTGGCAGCAATGATTGCCTGGACTGCCATGAAACAGGGTGATAAAGTCGGCGGATTAATTTACTCAGCAACAGAGCATAATGAATTTACTCCCCACAGTCGCAACTTGGGCGTCTTGCCTTTTTTGGCTGCCTTAAGCCATTACACCAGTGCTTCTTTAGAGAATAAGGCGCAACCCAAGCCGTTAAGCGAGGTATTGGTTCGTTTAAGACGAGTCACTCGACCTGGGAGTATTGTAACAATTATTAGTGATTTTTATGCTTTGGATGATGAGAGTGAGCGACATCTTAGTCGATTGCGACTTCACAATGATGTATTGGCTTATCATGTGTGTGATCCTTTAGAACTGGCTCCTCCTAAGCCTGAGCATTATCCGATTACGGACGGTCAGCAGGAAACAATACTTGATACAACCAGCGACGATGTTGTAAGAAGCTATCAGGCTTATTGTGAACAACGCATTACTCACTTGGAAGCGCTGTTCAAACGCTTAAAAATTCAGTATATACAGGTTACCGCGGAAGACAATATTCCAAAACTGGTAAGAAAAACATTTCCCAGGAGAACAAGTGGCTGA
- a CDS encoding DUF4381 domain-containing protein, translated as MADAEVLNQLRDIQLPQPVGWWPLAPGWYFLIALGFLFVGLLLFLGYRRYQRDRAKKEALSLLAAMQKEYQQGADSQITSMKISELLRRVALVYYPREEVAGLQGQHWLDFLNRTARGIDFNKVSYHLLQLPYQKTTGVNLDPLFHCTKMWIKQRGVPCSN; from the coding sequence GTGGCTGATGCAGAGGTACTCAATCAATTGCGGGATATTCAATTACCTCAACCGGTGGGTTGGTGGCCATTAGCTCCAGGCTGGTATTTTTTAATAGCCCTTGGTTTTTTGTTTGTCGGGCTATTGCTGTTTCTGGGTTATCGGCGCTATCAGCGTGACCGAGCTAAGAAAGAAGCATTGAGTCTACTGGCAGCGATGCAAAAAGAATATCAACAGGGTGCTGATAGTCAAATAACTAGCATGAAAATTTCAGAATTACTGCGTCGAGTGGCTCTGGTTTATTATCCAAGAGAAGAGGTGGCTGGCCTACAAGGACAGCATTGGCTAGATTTTTTAAATAGAACGGCAAGAGGGATTGATTTTAACAAGGTTAGCTATCATCTTCTGCAATTACCTTACCAAAAAACAACAGGAGTGAATCTGGATCCTCTCTTCCATTGTACAAAAATGTGGATAAAGCAGCGGGGGGTGCCATGTTCGAATTAG
- a CDS encoding vWA domain-containing protein, whose translation MFELALPWVLFFLPLPLLLWFVLPKASIRLPAALKIPFFNAILPIVNQRPRFWVAQAQMGLFFVIWGLLLLAAAGPRWIGEPLPLERQGRNIMLVLDLSGSMELPDMIFHGRPVSRLTVVKHAAEEFVRQRVGDRIGLILFGARAYLQTPLTYDRQTVLLRIEDATVGLAGQTTSIGDALGLAVKRLQDVPAKGRMIILLTDGANNSGILAPLKAAELAKLDGIKVYTIGLGTESDPRALRNLFLNVNASSDLDEETLQEVAKITGGRYFRATDVQSLHEIYETINQLETVTQEQATIRPQHDYYPWPLAFAFLLFCYWLANKAKLFAGLNRAVNRKVSIS comes from the coding sequence ATGTTCGAATTAGCCTTGCCCTGGGTGTTATTTTTTCTGCCCTTACCTCTGCTTCTATGGTTTGTCTTACCCAAAGCCTCTATTCGATTACCGGCGGCACTAAAGATTCCATTTTTCAATGCCATATTGCCTATTGTAAATCAAAGACCGCGCTTTTGGGTAGCTCAGGCACAAATGGGTTTGTTTTTTGTAATATGGGGCTTGCTTCTTTTGGCGGCAGCGGGCCCACGCTGGATTGGTGAGCCATTACCATTAGAACGGCAAGGTCGCAATATTATGCTGGTTCTTGATCTTTCTGGTAGTATGGAATTGCCTGATATGATATTTCATGGCCGACCTGTTAGTCGGTTAACTGTTGTCAAACATGCTGCCGAGGAGTTTGTGCGCCAACGTGTGGGGGATCGCATTGGACTTATTTTATTTGGAGCACGTGCATATTTACAAACGCCCTTAACGTATGACCGTCAAACGGTATTATTACGCATTGAGGATGCCACAGTAGGACTTGCCGGACAAACTACTTCCATTGGTGATGCGTTAGGATTAGCGGTAAAACGATTACAAGATGTTCCTGCAAAAGGACGTATGATCATTTTATTAACGGATGGAGCCAACAATTCGGGTATTCTTGCGCCATTAAAGGCGGCTGAGCTTGCCAAACTTGATGGTATTAAGGTCTATACGATTGGGCTGGGAACTGAAAGTGATCCCCGCGCATTGAGAAATCTCTTTTTAAATGTAAATGCATCTTCTGATCTGGATGAAGAAACTTTACAAGAAGTCGCCAAAATAACGGGGGGACGTTATTTTCGTGCCACCGATGTGCAATCGTTGCATGAAATTTATGAAACAATTAATCAATTAGAAACCGTAACCCAAGAGCAAGCGACTATTCGTCCTCAACACGATTATTATCCTTGGCCCTTGGCGTTTGCATTTCTATTATTCTGTTATTGGCTGGCAAATAAAGCGAAATTATTCGCTGGTTTGAATAGAGCGGTTAATCGCAAGGTTTCTATATCATGA
- a CDS encoding vWA domain-containing protein: MMTEFHFIRPWWLFAILPLLALAWYLWRRRPQLEVWAAICDQSLLEHLLVAKGSHNRHFALSLLVASALCMIISLSGPSWMRLPVPTYKQIQPRILVLDMSDAMLEKDLLPNRLSRAKFKLHDLFKRGDVGQLGLVVYTGEPFIVSPLTDDAQTIDALLSSLSPDIMPVEGNRLETALEEAAQLFRQAGFRQGQILVLTAETPSAAAIATAKNMARRHIITSIMAVKANGNLNPLFQEFANAGEGVLLQLADNSSDLDKWLTMKTNNKQFQRSLQDDIPLWRDEGRWFLIPALLFLLPVFRRGWLQRLET; this comes from the coding sequence ATCATGACCGAGTTTCATTTTATCCGTCCCTGGTGGCTGTTTGCTATATTGCCTTTACTGGCATTGGCCTGGTATCTGTGGCGTCGGCGACCACAGTTGGAGGTATGGGCTGCTATCTGTGACCAATCACTGCTGGAGCATCTGTTAGTGGCTAAGGGAAGCCACAACCGCCATTTTGCATTATCGCTCTTGGTTGCGAGTGCTTTATGCATGATTATTAGCTTGTCTGGTCCGAGTTGGATGCGCCTGCCTGTGCCCACTTACAAACAAATTCAGCCAAGAATTTTAGTATTGGATATGTCGGATGCAATGCTGGAAAAAGATTTATTACCTAATCGCCTGAGTCGTGCCAAATTCAAATTACATGATTTATTTAAGCGAGGCGATGTAGGACAGCTGGGATTGGTAGTCTATACCGGTGAACCATTTATAGTTTCGCCATTAACAGATGATGCACAGACCATTGATGCACTTCTGTCCTCGCTTTCACCTGATATTATGCCTGTAGAGGGAAATCGCCTGGAAACAGCACTCGAAGAAGCAGCTCAACTCTTTAGGCAAGCCGGTTTTCGCCAAGGACAAATTTTGGTTCTAACGGCAGAAACACCGAGTGCGGCGGCAATTGCTACTGCCAAAAATATGGCAAGGCGGCACATTATTACTTCAATCATGGCTGTAAAAGCGAATGGAAATTTAAACCCTCTATTTCAGGAGTTTGCTAATGCTGGAGAAGGGGTATTATTGCAACTTGCGGATAACAGTAGTGATTTAGATAAATGGCTAACGATGAAGACAAATAACAAACAATTTCAGCGTAGCCTGCAGGATGATATTCCTCTATGGCGGGATGAGGGGCGCTGGTTTTTAATCCCGGCCCTTCTTTTTCTCTTGCCAGTTTTCAGACGAGGTTGGTTGCAGAGGTTAGAAACATGA
- a CDS encoding tetratricopeptide repeat protein gives MKKGCFFLLLGISLSSYSFSWRDLWFTKDQQGQTLMQEKQFEQAADTFQNQAWRGAAAYRAGNYKEAAKYYETLQNEQGFYNQGNAFAKSGQYEKALKAYDSALALNPKNKDAQFNRQLIEKLLKQQSNNQQNQNQQNKNQQEQGQQDNQQNKEQESQGQQDNQQNKEQESQGQQDNQQNKEQESQGQEANQQNKEQESQGQEANQQNKEQESQGQQANQENENKERQKQGQQNSPQNKNQQNKKQQNQQEQDNESVGKEAQSAEEREKHQAKEQWLRLIPDDPGGLLREKFLRDHIRRQGGWHP, from the coding sequence ATGAAAAAAGGTTGCTTTTTTCTATTGCTAGGTATTTCTCTTTCCAGTTATTCCTTTAGTTGGCGGGATCTTTGGTTTACGAAAGACCAGCAAGGGCAAACTTTAATGCAGGAAAAACAATTTGAACAGGCAGCAGATACTTTTCAAAATCAGGCTTGGCGTGGTGCTGCGGCTTATCGTGCAGGAAATTATAAAGAAGCTGCTAAATATTATGAGACCTTGCAAAACGAGCAAGGTTTTTATAATCAGGGCAATGCTTTCGCCAAATCAGGACAATATGAAAAAGCATTAAAGGCTTATGATAGCGCATTAGCGCTTAATCCCAAGAATAAAGATGCACAATTTAATCGCCAATTAATTGAAAAGTTACTAAAACAACAATCCAATAACCAACAGAACCAGAATCAACAAAATAAAAATCAGCAAGAGCAGGGACAGCAAGATAACCAGCAGAATAAAGAACAAGAAAGTCAGGGACAACAGGACAATCAGCAGAATAAAGAACAAGAAAGTCAGGGACAACAGGACAATCAGCAGAATAAAGAACAAGAAAGTCAGGGGCAGGAGGCTAATCAGCAGAATAAAGAGCAAGAAAGTCAGGGGCAGGAGGCTAATCAGCAGAATAAAGAACAAGAGAGTCAGGGGCAGCAGGCTAATCAAGAGAATGAGAATAAAGAGCGGCAAAAACAGGGACAACAAAACAGTCCACAGAATAAAAATCAGCAAAATAAGAAACAACAAAATCAGCAAGAACAAGATAATGAGAGTGTTGGAAAAGAGGCCCAATCAGCGGAAGAGCGTGAGAAACACCAAGCAAAGGAACAATGGTTGAGGCTTATTCCTGACGATCCTGGCGGGCTATTGCGAGAAAAATTCTTACGCGATCATATACGTAGACAAGGTGGTTGGCATCCATGA
- a CDS encoding BatD family protein, which translates to MKKILLGLILFCVAHAGFTTVTLQLESSKVQAGDTVRLILTLDGAEADNVPDLTPLQKEFTIVGTERSMNYTVINGRAQSMGQWLILLLPKKTGILTIPEIQVGQEKTAPATLEVTEESLQTQSSDSNQPKDVKLLVEVSEENPFINQQIIYTVKLYNSRHLVNADYQPPQVEDALLIPLETGRRYQTAENGRLYTVEEQRYAIFPQKSGPLKIIPPTFNAVIYEAVPKRVRERAKPISINVKPVPTPYTGKTWLPAKQVNLSESYDNSGLSLQQGTTLVRTVTLQATAVPAQLLPRLDFGSSTDFSIYPEKPVEKNSFQQSDLVGTITFKMTYLFNKAGQITIPAFKLMWFNTVTGKEEIAALPERIIQIRATNNVTSNTTKSSAIPAAQSLKEAPSVDNPAVVAKKETTELAPAVNASSNLGWWIALVFALAWLLTLGLWFWQRMGENSRYTRKHALKNLQDACLRNDASAARDALMHWAHKQWPDTNLLNLTDVESKVDDVILREQIRELAQALYHKNAKASWRGEPLWRAILSFKEKGGKTTTHNNNSLPPMHKL; encoded by the coding sequence ATGAAAAAAATTTTACTCGGTTTGATACTATTTTGTGTGGCACATGCAGGGTTTACTACTGTAACGCTGCAGTTGGAATCATCAAAAGTTCAGGCAGGAGATACGGTAAGACTTATTTTAACTTTAGATGGTGCTGAAGCAGATAATGTTCCTGATCTCACGCCACTACAAAAAGAGTTTACGATTGTTGGTACTGAGCGCAGCATGAATTACACTGTAATCAATGGCCGAGCTCAGTCCATGGGACAGTGGCTGATTTTACTGCTACCTAAGAAAACAGGCATTCTAACAATTCCTGAAATTCAGGTCGGTCAGGAAAAAACAGCACCGGCTACTCTTGAAGTTACTGAAGAATCACTGCAAACTCAATCCTCAGATTCTAATCAGCCGAAAGATGTTAAATTACTGGTTGAGGTGAGTGAAGAAAATCCTTTTATTAATCAGCAAATTATCTACACAGTTAAACTATATAATAGCCGACATTTAGTGAATGCCGACTACCAACCCCCTCAAGTTGAAGATGCTTTACTTATTCCCTTAGAAACTGGGCGACGTTATCAAACAGCAGAAAATGGCCGTCTATACACGGTTGAGGAGCAACGATATGCCATTTTCCCGCAAAAAAGCGGCCCTTTAAAAATTATTCCTCCAACGTTTAATGCTGTGATTTATGAGGCAGTTCCCAAGCGGGTAAGGGAGCGTGCCAAGCCAATCTCCATTAATGTGAAGCCTGTTCCCACTCCATATACAGGGAAAACATGGCTACCTGCCAAACAGGTTAATTTAAGTGAAAGTTATGACAACAGTGGATTATCCTTACAACAAGGCACTACCTTAGTCCGCACGGTAACACTGCAGGCAACCGCGGTGCCTGCACAGTTATTACCAAGGCTTGATTTTGGTAGTAGCACTGATTTTTCCATTTATCCAGAAAAACCGGTTGAAAAAAATTCGTTTCAACAATCCGACTTGGTCGGCACAATCACTTTTAAAATGACTTATTTATTTAATAAAGCGGGTCAAATTACCATACCGGCCTTTAAACTAATGTGGTTTAATACTGTCACTGGCAAAGAAGAAATAGCCGCCCTGCCAGAGCGTATTATTCAGATAAGAGCTACAAACAATGTCACATCAAATACAACTAAATCATCTGCCATTCCTGCCGCTCAGTCTCTTAAAGAAGCACCTTCAGTTGATAACCCTGCTGTGGTCGCAAAAAAAGAAACTACTGAGCTAGCACCGGCGGTAAATGCTTCGAGTAATTTGGGCTGGTGGATTGCGCTAGTATTTGCACTGGCCTGGTTGTTGACTTTAGGTTTATGGTTTTGGCAAAGAATGGGAGAAAACTCGCGTTACACGAGGAAACATGCGTTAAAAAATCTGCAAGATGCTTGTTTACGAAATGATGCCTCTGCAGCCAGGGATGCCTTAATGCATTGGGCGCATAAGCAGTGGCCAGATACAAATTTGTTAAATTTAACTGATGTTGAAAGTAAAGTGGATGATGTAATACTCAGGGAACAAATCAGAGAATTAGCGCAGGCATTGTATCACAAGAATGCGAAAGCCTCTTGGCGAGGTGAGCCTCTCTGGCGGGCGATTCTTTCTTTTAAAGAGAAAGGTGGAAAAACTACCACTCACAATAATAATTCCCTACCGCCTATGCACAAATTATAA
- a CDS encoding response regulator transcription factor, whose amino-acid sequence MKEVPYILSLAYKKQIDEACMPLRQMGLKYFAMYLIFNDGNILILSNVYPIILSYYQDALYKEDYTYTPGMIDSSQGDFYLGDKVGFISPRLRTMLNEQYNLYPTYNIIRRCAECTFVFSAIRDTPTDSEQFYTKTIRSFENFCVHFVDTFLELIIFCNTKYKYSFILTNKTHRHAVIKGGYSEKESIPLREQECLWLAAQGNSVKQIAQLLKISPYTVEKYLKHTREVFNCSTLIEAVVEGIHRGMIGKVNLHRKIERSLERRVSFARPVITIGPSP is encoded by the coding sequence ATGAAAGAAGTACCCTACATTTTAAGTTTGGCCTATAAAAAGCAAATTGATGAGGCATGCATGCCTTTAAGACAGATGGGGCTTAAGTATTTTGCGATGTATTTGATTTTCAATGATGGCAATATACTAATTCTATCGAACGTTTATCCCATTATTTTATCTTATTATCAGGATGCATTGTATAAGGAAGATTATACTTACACGCCTGGAATGATTGATTCTAGCCAAGGTGATTTTTATTTGGGTGATAAGGTCGGATTTATTTCTCCACGACTTAGAACCATGCTAAATGAGCAATATAATCTTTATCCTACCTACAATATTATCAGACGCTGTGCGGAGTGTACTTTTGTGTTTAGTGCAATACGCGATACACCAACGGATTCAGAGCAATTTTATACGAAAACGATTCGCTCCTTTGAAAATTTCTGTGTTCATTTTGTGGATACCTTTCTTGAATTAATTATTTTCTGCAATACGAAATACAAGTATTCGTTTATCCTGACTAACAAGACACACCGACATGCGGTTATAAAAGGGGGCTATTCTGAAAAAGAATCCATACCGCTTCGTGAACAGGAATGTTTATGGCTTGCCGCTCAGGGTAATTCCGTAAAACAAATTGCTCAACTTCTTAAAATTAGCCCCTATACCGTGGAAAAGTATTTAAAACACACCCGTGAAGTATTTAATTGCAGTACCCTTATCGAAGCGGTAGTGGAGGGGATTCATCGGGGTATGATTGGTAAGGTTAATTTGCATAGAAAAATAGAACGCTCTTTAGAAAGAAGAGTTAGTTTTGCCAGGCCAGTGATTACTATTGGCCCTTCTCCCTAA
- a CDS encoding IS3 family transposase, whose protein sequence is MNPVAINTAWAFDITYIHTDEGWLYLATVMDLFNRKIVGWSMGTRLVTSLIEGALIMAIHRNNPPNGVIHHSDRGSQYCSNAYQSLLKKHGFICSMSGSGNCYDNAVMESFYHTLKVEMIYGEQSKTRKDAQLALFDYIEVFYNRQRIHSTLGFQTTNDFRLVA, encoded by the coding sequence ATTAATCCTGTTGCTATTAACACCGCTTGGGCGTTTGATATAACCTACATTCATACTGATGAGGGCTGGCTTTATCTAGCTACGGTCATGGATTTATTCAATCGAAAGATTGTCGGTTGGAGCATGGGAACTCGGTTGGTTACAAGCCTTATTGAAGGTGCTCTTATCATGGCGATTCACCGCAATAACCCACCTAATGGCGTCATTCATCATTCTGACAGAGGATCTCAATATTGCAGTAATGCTTATCAATCGCTTCTCAAAAAACATGGTTTTATTTGCTCCATGAGTGGCTCGGGTAACTGTTATGACAATGCAGTTATGGAAAGTTTCTATCATACTTTGAAAGTCGAAATGATTTATGGGGAACAATCTAAAACTAGAAAGGATGCTCAATTAGCTCTATTCGATTACATTGAAGTGTTTTACAATCGTCAGCGCATCCATTCAACTTTAGGGTTTCAGACCACGAATGACTTTAGGTTGGTTGCATAA
- a CDS encoding IS3 family transposase, with amino-acid sequence MQSRQTYGVPRLQQALRKLGKYHGKARIKRLMQQEGLKPKAARRFKVTTDSRHSKPVAENILGRQLILLLLTPLGRLI; translated from the coding sequence TTGCAATCGCGTCAAACCTACGGCGTGCCTCGATTACAACAGGCATTGCGTAAGTTGGGTAAATATCATGGGAAAGCGAGGATCAAACGCTTAATGCAGCAGGAAGGACTCAAACCTAAAGCGGCAAGGCGTTTTAAAGTGACAACAGATAGTCGCCACTCAAAGCCTGTGGCCGAAAATATTTTGGGAAGACAATTAATCCTGTTGCTATTAACACCGCTTGGGCGTTTGATATAA
- a CDS encoding transposase: MVRQVYTKEFKIKAIELVESSNKPLRQVARELGVAENNLYNWRKQYLLKQEKVFPNQPQLNEKDLELKRLKARVAELEEEREILKRQQRFSPRKANEIRVNKRTIGFPSCTKALSGIRRIQ, from the coding sequence ATGGTAAGACAAGTTTATACAAAAGAGTTCAAAATTAAAGCTATTGAACTAGTGGAATCAAGTAATAAGCCATTAAGACAAGTAGCCAGGGAGCTTGGTGTAGCAGAAAATAACCTATATAACTGGCGCAAACAATACCTTCTCAAACAAGAGAAAGTATTCCCAAATCAACCTCAATTAAATGAAAAAGACTTAGAATTAAAGCGATTGAAAGCGCGCGTAGCGGAGCTGGAAGAAGAGCGAGAAATCTTAAAAAGGCAGCAGCGTTTTTCGCCAAGGAAGGCCAACGAAATACGCGTTAATAAAAGAACAATCGGCTTTCCATCGTGTACAAAAGCTTTGTCAGGTATTAGGCGTATCCAGTAG
- a CDS encoding response regulator: protein METYPDILEFSPIPCLYHPMKIVFLDDNSDFLKTISYNFSAFDNLLMFINPEEAFNYISSNYKDYLNIILDPVSTEDSINQIGGIHINKIIDPIYDSTRYNIPGIIVVDFSMPTINGVEFCKQLKGKELFKILLTAEADQSTAIDAFNKGIIDQFILKTDSNFLEKLKKSISEFTLKYFNNVSKLIVKGCGPALNKLLNNDDYNRIFKNIFFKTNSIEYYLLDNIGSFLFLTATGNPTWLIVCDQLKLNEYIEFLEGYSFSELLIEKIKMRKSLLFLFSEKEHKEEISLWDKYIFDSHALNEEYVYSIVQGKITASINWNKVISYKAVV from the coding sequence ATGGAAACCTATCCCGATATACTAGAATTTTCACCAATCCCTTGTCTATATCATCCAATGAAAATAGTTTTTTTAGATGATAATTCGGACTTTCTAAAAACTATTAGTTACAATTTTTCAGCATTTGATAATTTATTAATGTTTATAAATCCAGAGGAAGCATTTAATTATATAAGCAGCAATTATAAAGATTATCTAAATATTATTTTAGATCCTGTATCAACTGAAGATTCGATAAACCAAATCGGTGGTATTCATATAAATAAGATTATTGATCCTATATATGATTCAACTCGTTACAATATACCTGGGATCATAGTAGTAGATTTTTCTATGCCTACTATTAATGGAGTTGAATTCTGCAAACAGTTAAAGGGAAAAGAGTTATTTAAAATTCTACTTACTGCAGAGGCTGATCAATCTACAGCTATTGATGCATTTAATAAAGGAATTATCGATCAATTTATTCTTAAAACAGATTCAAATTTTTTAGAAAAACTAAAAAAATCTATTTCTGAATTTACATTGAAGTATTTTAATAACGTTTCAAAACTAATAGTGAAAGGATGTGGTCCTGCATTAAATAAATTATTAAATAATGATGACTATAATAGAATTTTCAAAAATATTTTTTTTAAAACTAATTCTATTGAGTATTATCTTTTAGATAATATAGGTAGTTTTCTTTTTTTAACTGCAACTGGGAATCCTACATGGTTGATAGTCTGTGATCAATTAAAGTTAAACGAGTATATTGAATTTTTAGAAGGGTATAGCTTTTCTGAACTATTAATCGAAAAAATTAAAATGAGGAAAAGTTTGCTTTTTTTATTTTCAGAGAAAGAGCATAAAGAAGAAATTAGTTTATGGGATAAATATATTTTTGATTCCCATGCACTAAATGAAGAATATGTTTATAGTATTGTTCAAGGGAAAATTACTGCTAGTATAAATTGGAATAAAGTAATTAGTTACAAAGCGGTAGTTTGA
- a CDS encoding GNAT family N-acetyltransferase, translating into MESSVRCANESDFNDIFTMLMEDLEEQGVLYRFQYSKEKFKDLIFGKNPRATFLILIIDAQSAGFANYSIDYRNFTVNTSANLYVNDLYIKKEYRRRKGATLLFEELKRIARTSDCARIEGVVLADNSEALEFYNFHNCKMISDKLHYMRLELE; encoded by the coding sequence ATGGAATCAAGCGTAAGATGCGCAAATGAAAGTGATTTTAACGATATTTTCACCATGCTAATGGAGGATTTAGAAGAGCAGGGCGTTTTATATCGATTTCAATACTCAAAAGAAAAATTTAAAGATTTAATCTTTGGTAAAAATCCACGAGCAACTTTTTTAATATTAATCATTGATGCGCAAAGCGCAGGATTTGCCAACTATTCTATTGATTATCGAAATTTTACTGTAAATACTTCTGCTAATCTTTATGTAAACGATTTATATATCAAAAAAGAATATCGGCGAAGGAAAGGAGCCACACTTCTTTTTGAAGAATTAAAAAGGATAGCAAGAACATCGGATTGTGCTCGAATAGAGGGAGTTGTTCTTGCTGATAATTCAGAAGCTTTAGAATTTTACAATTTTCACAACTGTAAGATGATAAGCGATAAGCTTCATTATATGAGACTAGAACTAGAGTAA